A genome region from Dehalogenimonas sp. THU2 includes the following:
- a CDS encoding DUF2284 domain-containing protein, which translates to MHDPQDMNPQYLEDLATGYWHSEVLFTAVERGLFSLLEPDGKTVTALAGELGYDAATLERFIHALSALGLVFQAGGYCGNTKLSRKYLVRGAADYQGDSILWRKYLVTNWKTLDQCLEKGTRTLFPPAEEPEAAVRERFRRYCLGMDCVVKNKIEQILPIFSGLKTPRSILDVGSGLGAFSIGFLKQFEGATATLLDMCQVLEYASETHAGQPYSGRIEYRPTNVLEPWDLPEKYDIVILSNIVHAFAETEIEHVLSETIDHLSDDGLLIVHDFFLEHNPEKAALSDLNMLINTYNGKVYSGDWVRRQLEKRGLTSTELIPLKSDTAILVAAKKPDKLTGLCLSPLQQLATQIQSLGFDLVKEIDVTSIQVPEWVGLKCEFGCDSFNSSHCPPNCIDPEKTRSMLNDYMKCLLLQGTPPTRAFQTLVLQAEHTAFKAGYYKAFSLWSGPCSICLDCGGRGNCTNHKNARPSMESSGIDVFETVRRAGLSLKTLPENDDYVKYFGILLLE; encoded by the coding sequence ATGCATGATCCGCAGGATATGAACCCCCAATACCTGGAGGACTTGGCGACGGGCTACTGGCACTCCGAGGTGCTCTTTACCGCCGTGGAACGGGGTCTCTTTTCGCTGCTGGAACCCGACGGAAAAACCGTGACAGCGCTGGCCGGGGAACTGGGATACGACGCGGCGACGCTGGAACGTTTTATCCATGCCCTGTCCGCGCTGGGACTGGTCTTTCAAGCCGGCGGGTATTGCGGCAATACCAAGCTTTCCCGGAAATACCTGGTCCGGGGCGCGGCGGATTATCAAGGGGACTCTATCCTCTGGCGTAAATACCTGGTAACCAACTGGAAAACCCTCGACCAATGCCTGGAGAAAGGCACGCGAACTCTCTTTCCACCGGCGGAGGAGCCTGAAGCCGCCGTCAGGGAACGCTTCCGCCGCTACTGCCTGGGCATGGATTGCGTCGTCAAGAACAAGATCGAACAGATCCTGCCCATCTTTTCCGGACTGAAGACACCGAGAAGCATCCTCGATGTCGGTTCAGGACTGGGCGCCTTTTCCATCGGCTTCCTGAAACAGTTCGAAGGCGCCACCGCCACCCTGCTGGATATGTGTCAAGTCCTGGAATACGCTTCAGAAACGCATGCGGGTCAGCCGTATTCAGGTCGCATCGAATATCGGCCAACCAATGTCCTCGAACCCTGGGACCTGCCGGAGAAGTACGACATAGTCATCCTGTCCAATATCGTCCATGCCTTCGCCGAGACGGAAATAGAGCATGTGCTGTCCGAGACGATCGACCATCTGAGTGATGACGGACTGCTGATCGTTCATGATTTTTTCCTGGAACATAACCCGGAAAAGGCGGCCTTATCTGATCTGAATATGCTGATCAACACCTACAATGGCAAGGTTTATAGTGGTGACTGGGTTCGGCGGCAACTCGAAAAACGGGGGCTGACCTCAACCGAATTGATCCCCCTGAAATCGGATACGGCCATCCTGGTCGCGGCGAAAAAGCCGGATAAACTGACCGGATTGTGCCTGAGCCCGTTGCAACAACTCGCCACCCAGATACAGTCGCTGGGCTTCGATTTAGTGAAAGAGATCGACGTAACGTCCATCCAGGTGCCGGAGTGGGTCGGCCTCAAATGCGAATTCGGCTGCGACAGTTTCAACAGCTCACACTGTCCACCCAACTGCATCGACCCCGAAAAAACCCGATCGATGCTTAACGATTATATGAAGTGCCTGCTGCTGCAAGGCACCCCGCCAACCCGTGCCTTTCAAACGCTGGTGTTGCAAGCCGAACATACCGCCTTCAAAGCCGGCTATTACAAAGCCTTCTCCCTGTGGTCTGGTCCGTGCAGTATCTGCCTGGATTGCGGCGGCCGGGGGAATTGCACCAACCATAAGAATGCCCGGCCTTCCATGGAATCATCGGGTATCGACGTCTTCGAGACGGTCCGGCGAGCCGGACTGTCCCTGAAAACATTGCCGGAAAATGATGATTATGTAAAATACTTCGGCATCTTGTTATTGGAGTAA
- the bzaD gene encoding B12 lower ligand biosynthesis radical SAM protein BzaD, with product MKILLIQAPSVESATTERVYPIGIVIVATHLVRAGHQVALLDMNMEADAYGALKNRLLAERPDVVGLSLRNIDPLANKTSSLIPPFIITTRMVCAILPETPIVAGGTGFSLFPRRLMEELPEIRYGLTGGAESSFPELLQNFDQPGKISGLCYRENERVRINPVSADYSFDNYLVPDRDLISPDPYKGVNAYAPIFGIETKRGCPLKCAYCVYPQLQGKVMRCRKPIDVVNEMEMLQTRYGIGDFHFNDPVVNLPAGHLEDICEDILRRKLKVTWTGFFREDALDEDKVRLYEKAGCSCFSFSPDGFCQSSLDILQKKLKVSDIIKAAELTAQTDVLSIYHFMTNVPGENSGTIQEAKALIDRLYEIHAPKRNLGAIILNNIRIMPGTSIEAIARNEGEIDADTDLLYPVYYNPRKHETMRYELETYHTTKNVFTWQKVELK from the coding sequence TTGAAAATACTATTGATTCAGGCCCCGTCCGTTGAAAGCGCCACCACCGAGCGCGTTTATCCGATCGGCATTGTCATAGTGGCAACGCATCTCGTCCGCGCCGGGCATCAGGTGGCGCTCCTGGATATGAACATGGAAGCCGACGCTTACGGGGCGTTGAAAAACCGGCTGCTGGCGGAACGGCCGGACGTGGTGGGATTGTCCCTAAGAAACATCGATCCACTGGCTAACAAGACCAGTTCTTTGATACCGCCCTTCATCATCACCACGCGGATGGTCTGCGCCATTTTGCCGGAAACGCCTATTGTCGCCGGGGGCACCGGTTTTTCGCTCTTTCCCCGGCGCCTGATGGAAGAACTGCCGGAGATCCGCTACGGCCTGACCGGAGGCGCCGAATCCAGTTTCCCGGAACTGTTGCAGAACTTCGACCAACCGGGGAAGATATCGGGTTTATGCTACCGCGAAAACGAACGCGTGAGGATCAATCCGGTAAGCGCGGATTATTCTTTCGACAACTACCTGGTACCCGACCGGGACCTGATATCCCCGGATCCATACAAGGGGGTCAATGCCTATGCTCCGATATTCGGCATTGAAACTAAAAGAGGCTGCCCCCTGAAGTGCGCTTACTGCGTCTATCCCCAGCTTCAAGGCAAGGTAATGCGCTGCCGCAAACCTATCGATGTAGTCAACGAAATGGAAATGCTCCAGACCAGATACGGAATCGGCGATTTTCATTTCAACGATCCGGTGGTCAACTTGCCCGCCGGCCACCTGGAGGATATCTGTGAAGATATCCTCAGACGTAAACTTAAAGTCACCTGGACCGGGTTCTTCCGGGAAGACGCGCTGGATGAGGACAAGGTCAGGCTGTACGAAAAGGCCGGTTGCAGTTGTTTTTCTTTCTCCCCCGATGGTTTCTGCCAGAGTTCACTCGACATCCTGCAGAAAAAGTTAAAAGTGTCCGATATCATCAAAGCCGCCGAACTGACGGCTCAAACCGACGTGTTGTCGATCTATCATTTCATGACCAATGTGCCGGGTGAAAACTCAGGAACCATCCAGGAGGCCAAGGCGCTGATCGATCGGCTGTATGAGATTCACGCACCAAAGCGCAACCTGGGCGCCATCATCCTCAACAACATCCGCATCATGCCCGGAACTTCGATCGAAGCCATCGCCCGAAACGAAGGGGAGATCGACGCCGATACGGACCTGCTCTACCCGGTCTATTACAATCCCCGGAAGCACGAGACCATGCGATACGAACTTGAAACCTACCACACGACGAAGAACGTATTCACATGGCAAAAGGTGGAACTAAAATGA
- a CDS encoding radical SAM protein, which produces MKVFLLEHPRQIASDRCNDIANAPLASSLVTGCIAGLLDSRGHEIMIAEGFLDKLTYENIFQQIRDFDPRVLGVHLIYNWENNLQLFAFLKRLKAEGWTGKIAGYGYYPTFAYREIFENCPEFDVLMIGEPEQTFTEWLDTGEPVPGMAWVDPAGLIQILRRDVQRDLDALPDPIRTEAMMRIGEVNIEASRGCYGRCTFCYINPYYGAGSCWRPKSPERVMQEIDKVIAKHGPVKFYFTDPNFFGPGKQGQERVLRLAAMLKERRIRFGIEGRVNDIHQDTIAALVDAGLEELLIGLESGRDEALKRLDKLTTVEQNERALRILRANGIEPSVGFIMFEPDSSLADVRTNFEFLKRNALLKQIFTTANVLYHPQIILQGTRAYQALQQESRLILKDTTYEGMAGYSVPEVACLANVIAQVTNYFFVTMDEVWKGRLVEPTNAATLYQEINGLLVDCFEENLRRLEAGEAVDDRAAGAAAHEVKEKIRHVFNQFTETGENKDGIKDHQAGCCN; this is translated from the coding sequence ATGAAGGTTTTCCTGTTAGAGCATCCACGGCAGATCGCATCAGATCGGTGTAACGACATCGCCAACGCTCCTCTGGCTTCCAGCCTGGTCACCGGCTGTATCGCCGGTCTGCTGGACAGCCGCGGGCACGAAATCATGATCGCGGAAGGCTTCTTAGACAAGCTGACATACGAAAATATTTTTCAGCAGATCCGTGACTTCGATCCTCGAGTGCTGGGAGTCCACCTGATCTACAACTGGGAGAACAACCTCCAATTGTTTGCCTTTCTCAAACGCCTGAAAGCCGAAGGTTGGACCGGCAAGATCGCCGGCTACGGCTATTACCCCACCTTCGCCTACCGGGAAATCTTCGAGAACTGCCCGGAATTCGACGTCCTGATGATCGGCGAACCAGAACAAACCTTCACCGAGTGGCTGGACACTGGAGAGCCGGTGCCGGGTATGGCCTGGGTGGACCCCGCCGGGCTGATACAGATACTGCGCCGGGACGTACAACGCGATCTGGACGCCCTGCCGGACCCCATCCGGACCGAGGCTATGATGCGCATCGGCGAAGTCAATATCGAAGCCAGCCGCGGCTGCTACGGCAGATGCACCTTCTGCTATATCAACCCCTACTACGGTGCGGGATCCTGCTGGCGGCCCAAGAGCCCCGAGCGGGTGATGCAGGAGATCGATAAGGTCATTGCCAAACACGGGCCGGTCAAATTCTACTTCACCGATCCCAATTTCTTCGGCCCCGGTAAACAGGGACAGGAACGGGTGCTCAGGCTCGCCGCCATGCTCAAGGAGCGGCGTATCCGCTTTGGCATCGAAGGGCGGGTCAACGATATTCACCAGGATACCATCGCCGCCCTGGTGGACGCCGGTCTGGAGGAATTACTGATCGGTCTCGAAAGCGGACGCGATGAGGCTTTAAAGCGGCTGGATAAACTGACCACCGTCGAACAGAACGAGCGGGCTTTGCGCATCCTGCGTGCCAATGGCATCGAGCCCAGCGTGGGATTCATCATGTTCGAGCCTGATTCCTCACTGGCGGATGTGCGCACCAATTTCGAATTCCTTAAGCGAAACGCCCTGCTGAAACAGATATTTACCACAGCTAACGTGCTCTATCATCCGCAGATCATCCTTCAGGGAACCAGGGCATACCAGGCTTTGCAACAGGAAAGCCGGCTGATCCTGAAAGATACTACTTATGAAGGTATGGCGGGCTATTCGGTTCCTGAAGTGGCGTGCCTGGCCAACGTTATCGCTCAGGTCACCAACTACTTTTTCGTTACCATGGACGAGGTCTGGAAAGGCCGGTTGGTTGAGCCTACAAACGCCGCCACCCTCTACCAGGAGATCAATGGATTGCTGGTAGATTGTTTCGAAGAAAACCTGAGACGCCTGGAAGCAGGCGAAGCCGTGGACGACCGGGCCGCCGGCGCCGCTGCTCACGAGGTCAAGGAGAAAATCAGGCACGTTTTTAATCAATTCACGGAGACTGGGGAAAACAAGGACGGGATAAAGGACCATCAGGCCGGTTGTTGTAATTGA
- the thiC gene encoding phosphomethylpyrimidine synthase ThiC, translating to MLIAEDVIKGITEEQIDAVAAVEGVSADLIHRGLTAGTIVVPCNPAHRGLKPVAIGTGLRTKVSASIGLDSWEGAVTDELEKLRVALAAGTNAIMDLSIAGDMDGARRAILESSPVPVGTLPLYQTVAEASRKWGSSLKMTPEQMLEVIERHAADGVDFMALHCATTLATVERAKNEGRIDPLVSYGGSHIIGWMVHHNKENPLYENYDRILEIAKKYGVTLSLADGMRPGCLADSLDGAQVQELIILGELVDRARDAGVQIMIKGPGHMPLNHIKDTITLQKSLCKGAPYFVFGPLLTDLSVGYDHINAAIGGAISSWYGAEFLCYVTPAEHIGNPDASQVRQGVIAARIAAHAGDLARGMPEAIQWDLEMSNARRDLKWTEQIRLSIDPEHAEYMRRTRNDGEIDTCAMCGKFCAMKIIAEHMNFDRHTC from the coding sequence ATGTTGATCGCAGAAGATGTCATTAAAGGAATCACGGAAGAGCAAATCGACGCTGTCGCGGCTGTCGAAGGCGTCAGCGCCGATTTAATCCACCGGGGACTCACCGCCGGCACCATCGTGGTGCCGTGTAACCCGGCTCACCGGGGGCTGAAACCGGTCGCCATCGGTACGGGTCTGCGGACCAAGGTCAGCGCCAGTATCGGGCTGGACAGCTGGGAGGGCGCCGTTACCGATGAACTGGAAAAGCTGCGGGTAGCCCTGGCAGCCGGAACCAACGCGATCATGGACCTCAGCATCGCCGGAGATATGGACGGCGCCCGCCGGGCGATCCTGGAATCTTCGCCAGTACCAGTCGGCACCCTGCCACTGTACCAGACGGTCGCCGAGGCCAGCCGGAAATGGGGCTCGTCGCTCAAGATGACGCCGGAGCAGATGCTTGAGGTCATCGAGCGTCATGCCGCCGACGGCGTGGACTTCATGGCACTCCACTGCGCCACCACCCTCGCCACCGTCGAACGCGCTAAGAACGAAGGCCGGATCGACCCGCTGGTCAGTTACGGCGGTTCTCATATCATCGGCTGGATGGTACACCACAATAAAGAGAATCCGCTGTACGAGAACTATGACCGGATACTGGAAATCGCAAAAAAATACGGCGTGACTCTCAGCCTGGCGGACGGCATGCGGCCGGGCTGCCTGGCGGATTCCCTGGACGGAGCCCAGGTACAGGAACTGATCATACTGGGGGAACTGGTGGACCGGGCACGTGACGCCGGCGTTCAGATCATGATTAAAGGTCCCGGCCATATGCCGCTCAATCACATCAAGGACACCATCACCCTGCAGAAAAGCCTGTGTAAGGGGGCGCCCTACTTTGTCTTCGGCCCCCTGCTGACCGATCTCAGCGTCGGCTATGATCACATCAACGCAGCCATCGGTGGCGCCATCAGCAGTTGGTACGGCGCGGAATTCCTGTGTTACGTGACACCTGCCGAACACATCGGCAACCCCGATGCCTCCCAGGTGCGCCAGGGCGTCATTGCCGCCCGCATCGCCGCCCATGCCGGGGATCTGGCCAGGGGCATGCCGGAGGCCATCCAGTGGGACCTGGAAATGTCCAACGCCCGCCGCGATCTGAAGTGGACCGAACAGATCAGGTTGTCTATCGACCCGGAACACGCCGAATATATGAGAAGAACCCGGAACGACGGTGAGATCGATACTTGCGCCATGTGCGGTAAGTTCTGCGCTATGAAAATCATTGCCGAGCACATGAATTTCGACCGGCACACCTGTTAA
- the bzaB gene encoding B12 lower ligand biosynthesis ThiC-like protein BzaB has translation MTQVLKARAGKITEEMEAVALTEGFDVEYIRERVADGRIVIPRNKNRKPFRYCGIGEGMRVKVNALIGTSSNRDDMAMEARKLKAAQNAGCDSFMDLSTGDSIDAMRRQTLSMAEVAVGCTTIYQAGQEAIDKYGSVVDMRVGDIISNIEKQAAAGMDFMAIHSGFNNSVLKMMQTRGRVTWVVSRGGAFITGWMLHNKKENPLFEHFDRILEILKAHDVTLSVGDAIRPGATADSLDGAQMQGLLVQGDLTKRAQAAGVQVMVEGPGHVPLNHVETTMRMQKRICNNAPYFILGTLATDIAPGYDNITGAIGGAFAGSCGADFLCYLTPAEHLGLPLEEDVRTGVITTKMAAQIADVARGHKQAIARENEMARARVAMDLDRQVKAALAPDKLMAAGKSGHGQHLCVACGSDCAAAEAARYFGIT, from the coding sequence ATGACCCAGGTACTTAAAGCCCGCGCCGGGAAAATCACCGAGGAGATGGAAGCCGTCGCCCTGACCGAAGGGTTCGACGTCGAATATATCAGAGAGAGAGTGGCCGACGGCCGGATCGTCATTCCGCGGAACAAGAACCGCAAACCCTTCCGCTATTGCGGCATCGGTGAGGGCATGCGCGTCAAGGTCAACGCCTTAATCGGAACCTCTTCCAACCGCGACGATATGGCCATGGAGGCCAGGAAACTGAAAGCTGCCCAGAACGCCGGCTGCGACAGTTTCATGGACCTTTCAACGGGCGACAGTATCGATGCCATGCGGCGGCAGACCTTAAGCATGGCCGAGGTCGCCGTGGGCTGCACCACCATCTATCAGGCGGGACAGGAAGCTATCGACAAGTATGGCTCGGTGGTCGATATGCGGGTCGGGGACATAATCTCCAACATCGAGAAACAGGCCGCCGCAGGCATGGACTTCATGGCCATTCACTCCGGGTTCAATAACTCGGTCTTAAAGATGATGCAGACGCGGGGACGGGTGACCTGGGTCGTTTCCCGCGGCGGCGCCTTTATCACCGGCTGGATGCTGCACAACAAGAAGGAAAATCCCCTCTTCGAGCATTTCGACCGCATTCTGGAAATATTGAAGGCTCATGACGTCACCCTCTCCGTCGGCGACGCCATCCGCCCCGGCGCGACGGCCGATTCGCTGGACGGCGCCCAGATGCAGGGACTCCTGGTACAGGGTGATCTTACCAAACGCGCCCAGGCCGCCGGCGTTCAGGTGATGGTGGAAGGGCCCGGTCATGTTCCCCTCAATCACGTGGAAACGACCATGAGAATGCAAAAACGGATTTGCAACAATGCTCCTTACTTCATCCTCGGCACACTGGCCACCGATATCGCTCCGGGCTACGACAACATCACCGGCGCCATCGGCGGCGCCTTTGCCGGTTCCTGCGGTGCGGATTTCCTTTGCTATCTTACTCCGGCGGAACACCTGGGTCTGCCGCTGGAAGAAGACGTGCGCACCGGCGTCATCACCACCAAGATGGCGGCGCAGATCGCCGACGTGGCCCGGGGACACAAGCAGGCCATCGCCCGGGAAAATGAGATGGCGCGCGCCCGCGTAGCCATGGATCTCGACCGCCAGGTCAAAGCCGCTCTGGCGCCGGACAAGCTCATGGCCGCCGGGAAAAGCGGGCATGGTCAACATCTGTGCGTTGCCTGTGGCTCTGACTGCGCCGCTGCGGAAGCCGCGCGGTATTTTGGGATCACTTGA
- the tatA gene encoding twin-arginine translocase TatA/TatE family subunit, giving the protein MRIGPTEIIIVLIIVILIFGIGKLPELGKSLGQGLRSFKSAQEDLDKQVKSVKSTIENKPVEKTEKPAAEGEPAKKDLPVVPPPSDEDE; this is encoded by the coding sequence ATGAGAATCGGGCCTACAGAGATAATCATCGTCCTAATTATCGTTATTCTGATTTTTGGCATCGGTAAACTACCGGAATTGGGGAAATCCCTGGGGCAAGGTCTCAGGTCGTTCAAGAGCGCCCAGGAGGACCTGGATAAACAGGTGAAATCGGTCAAATCTACGATCGAAAACAAACCGGTGGAGAAAACCGAAAAACCTGCCGCTGAAGGTGAGCCGGCAAAGAAGGATCTCCCGGTAGTGCCGCCGCCGTCTGATGAAGACGAATAG
- the msrA gene encoding peptide-methionine (S)-S-oxide reductase MsrA codes for MAQAVFGGGCFWCLEAIFNRLKGVTKVTSGYAGGHVPNPTYEQVGSGRTGHAESVRIDYDPAIIGYRDLLEVFFQAHDPTTPDRQGVDIGPEYRSVILYADDAQKKVAEEFISELEALGRYAHPVVTEVKPLEAFYPAEEYHQDYYQRHPGQPYCRAVIEPKLAKLFKK; via the coding sequence ATGGCACAAGCGGTGTTCGGTGGCGGTTGTTTCTGGTGTCTTGAAGCTATCTTCAATCGCCTGAAAGGCGTGACCAAGGTCACTTCCGGCTATGCCGGCGGGCACGTGCCCAATCCAACCTATGAACAGGTCGGTTCCGGAAGGACGGGGCACGCCGAATCGGTCAGAATCGATTACGATCCGGCGATTATCGGTTATCGCGATCTATTGGAGGTCTTCTTTCAAGCCCACGATCCGACGACACCCGATCGCCAGGGGGTCGATATCGGTCCGGAGTATCGCTCCGTCATTCTCTATGCCGACGACGCGCAAAAGAAGGTGGCGGAGGAATTCATCTCTGAACTTGAGGCCTTAGGCAGGTATGCCCATCCGGTCGTAACTGAAGTCAAACCACTTGAAGCTTTTTACCCCGCCGAAGAGTATCATCAGGATTATTACCAGAGACACCCCGGCCAGCCCTATTGCCGCGCCGTGATCGAGCCTAAGCTGGCCAAGCTGTTCAAAAAATGA
- a CDS encoding DUF427 domain-containing protein: MPCKATWNGQIVAESDACIITEGTLYFPPDSVRQEFLKPSDRRYHCIWKGDAGYYNLVSGDATVKDAAWHYDKPSKAAEPLKDYVASDEGLGVTVEGSAKQEIKRPW; the protein is encoded by the coding sequence ATGCCATGTAAAGCAACGTGGAACGGTCAGATTGTCGCCGAGAGCGACGCCTGTATCATCACCGAGGGCACCCTGTATTTTCCTCCGGATTCTGTTAGACAGGAATTTCTGAAACCCTCGGATCGTCGTTATCACTGCATCTGGAAAGGCGACGCCGGATATTACAATTTGGTTTCGGGAGACGCAACGGTCAAGGACGCCGCCTGGCATTACGACAAACCCAGTAAGGCCGCTGAACCGCTTAAGGATTATGTCGCTTCCGATGAAGGATTGGGCGTCACAGTAGAGGGCAGCGCAAAACAGGAAATCAAGAGGCCGTGGTAA